Proteins encoded by one window of Chryseobacterium aquaeductus:
- the rpsM gene encoding 30S ribosomal protein S13 produces the protein MARISGIDLPKNKRGVIGLTYIYGVGRSTSSEILKAAGISEDKKVNEWNDDELAAIRNYITENIKVEGELRSEVQLNIKRLMDIGCQRGIRHRLGLPLRGQRTKNNSRTRKGKRKTVANKKKASK, from the coding sequence ATGGCGAGAATTTCAGGTATTGATTTACCAAAAAACAAAAGAGGTGTTATCGGTTTAACTTACATCTATGGAGTAGGAAGAAGTACATCTTCTGAAATCCTAAAAGCTGCCGGTATCAGCGAAGACAAGAAAGTCAACGAATGGAATGACGATGAATTGGCTGCAATCAGAAATTACATCACTGAAAACATTAAAGTAGAAGGTGAGCTTAGATCTGAAGTGCAATTGAACATTAAGCGATTAATGGACATAGGATGCCAACGAGGAATACGTCATAGACTAGGACTACCTTTAAGAGGCCAGAGAACGAAAAACAACTCGAGAACCCGTAAAGGAAAGAGAAAAACAGTTGCTAACAAGAAAAAAGCAAGTAAATAA
- the infA gene encoding translation initiation factor IF-1: MAKQKHIEQDGVITEALSNAQFRVELENGHILIAHISGKMRMHYIKLLPGDKVKLEMSPYDLSKGRITFRY; encoded by the coding sequence ATGGCAAAACAGAAACATATTGAACAGGATGGCGTTATTACGGAAGCACTTTCGAACGCCCAGTTCCGTGTAGAGCTAGAAAATGGGCATATACTTATCGCTCATATTTCTGGTAAAATGAGAATGCATTATATAAAACTTTTACCTGGAGATAAGGTAAAACTTGAAATGTCTCCTTACGATTTATCAAAAGGGAGAATTACATTTAGATATTAA
- the secY gene encoding preprotein translocase subunit SecY — protein MKEFIQTLKNIWSLKELRDKILFTLGIILVYRFASFISLPAINLAEVGDLLEHYKDQGGNKQGAGLLGLLSSFTGGAFSHASVMALGIMPYISASIIVQLMGMAIPYLQKLQKDGESGRNTLNQITRWLTIGVCLVQAPSYLTSITQLFLPYAQFQSAYLVDPNSIMFWLPSIVILVGGSVFAMWLGEKITDKGIGNGISILIMVGILSRLPEAFVQEVAVQNGKGGLGSIMILIEVIFWMLVVLLAVVLSVAVRKIPIQYVSRAQARGGVNKNLMQGARQWIPLKVNAAGVMPIIFAQALMFVPGLLTKFDESNTFLAGFKNVFSWQYNVLFALLIIIFSFFYTAITIPVNQMADDLKRNGGLVPKVRPGKETADYLDDILSKITLPGAIFLSIFAVLPAIVHGSLVQTDAFALFFGGTSLLIMVGVVLDTVQQINTYLLNHHYDGLMQSKLSRSTGY, from the coding sequence ATGAAAGAATTTATACAAACCCTTAAGAATATTTGGAGCCTTAAAGAATTAAGAGATAAAATTCTCTTTACTTTAGGTATTATCCTTGTGTATAGATTCGCATCTTTCATCTCTTTACCTGCAATTAACCTTGCAGAAGTAGGAGATCTCTTAGAGCATTATAAAGATCAAGGCGGTAACAAGCAAGGAGCAGGTCTCCTTGGCTTGCTTTCGTCGTTTACGGGAGGGGCGTTCAGCCATGCTTCCGTGATGGCGTTGGGTATCATGCCTTATATTTCGGCTTCTATTATCGTTCAGTTGATGGGGATGGCAATTCCTTATCTACAGAAACTTCAAAAGGATGGAGAATCTGGTAGAAATACATTGAATCAAATTACTAGATGGTTAACAATTGGGGTTTGTCTTGTACAGGCGCCTTCTTACTTAACTTCTATTACTCAATTATTCTTACCGTACGCTCAGTTCCAGTCTGCATATCTTGTAGACCCAAATTCTATTATGTTCTGGTTACCAAGTATTGTAATCTTGGTAGGTGGTTCTGTATTTGCAATGTGGCTAGGTGAAAAAATAACCGATAAAGGTATTGGAAATGGTATTTCTATCCTTATTATGGTAGGTATTTTATCTAGATTACCAGAAGCATTCGTGCAGGAAGTAGCAGTACAAAATGGAAAAGGAGGATTAGGTTCTATCATGATCCTTATCGAAGTGATATTTTGGATGTTGGTTGTTCTTTTAGCAGTAGTTTTATCTGTTGCTGTAAGGAAAATTCCTATCCAATATGTAAGCAGAGCTCAAGCAAGAGGAGGTGTAAATAAGAATCTTATGCAGGGAGCAAGACAGTGGATACCATTGAAAGTAAATGCGGCTGGGGTTATGCCAATCATTTTTGCGCAAGCATTAATGTTTGTACCTGGCTTATTGACAAAATTTGATGAGTCCAATACTTTTCTTGCAGGCTTCAAGAATGTTTTTAGCTGGCAGTACAATGTATTGTTCGCACTATTAATTATTATCTTTTCATTTTTCTATACCGCAATTACAATTCCGGTGAACCAAATGGCTGATGATTTAAAGAGAAACGGAGGTTTGGTACCGAAGGTGAGACCTGGTAAAGAGACAGCTGATTACTTAGATGACATTTTATCAAAAATTACCTTGCCGGGTGCAATATTTTTATCTATCTTTGCAGTCCTTCCAGCAATAGTGCATGGGAGTCTTGTTCAGACAGATGCGTTCGCCTTATTTTTTGGGGGAACATCGTTGCTAATTATGGTTGGGGTGGTATTAGATACTGTTCAACAGATTAACACTTATCTGCTGAATCATCATTATGATGGCTTAATGCAGTCTAAACTATCAAGATCGACTGGATATTAA
- the rplO gene encoding 50S ribosomal protein L15 yields the protein MNLNNIRPAAGSTFSSKRIGRGQGSGKGGTAGKGHNGQQARAGYSQKIGFEGGQMPLQRRLPKFGFKNVNRKEYRAINLDDIQNLIDTKSLTGDITKEVLVENGLANKKEIVKIMGRGELKSSVSISADKFTKSAEELISKAGGKAITL from the coding sequence AACATAAGACCTGCAGCAGGTTCTACTTTTAGTTCAAAAAGAATTGGTAGAGGACAAGGTAGTGGAAAAGGTGGTACAGCTGGGAAAGGTCACAATGGTCAGCAGGCAAGAGCTGGTTATTCTCAGAAAATAGGTTTCGAAGGGGGTCAAATGCCTTTGCAAAGAAGATTACCTAAGTTCGGTTTCAAAAATGTAAACAGAAAAGAATATAGAGCTATAAACTTGGATGATATTCAAAACTTAATTGATACTAAATCTTTAACAGGAGATATTACTAAAGAAGTTTTGGTGGAAAACGGGTTGGCTAATAAGAAAGAAATAGTGAAAATTATGGGTAGAGGAGAATTGAAATCTTCGGTTTCGATCTCTGCAGACAAATTCACTAAATCTGCTGAAGAACTTATTTCTAAAGCGGGTGGAAAAGCAATTACCTTATAA
- the rpmJ gene encoding 50S ribosomal protein L36 yields the protein MKVRASIKKRSADCKIVRRKGVLFVINKKNPKFKQRQG from the coding sequence ATGAAAGTTAGAGCATCAATTAAAAAAAGAAGTGCTGATTGCAAAATCGTTCGCAGAAAAGGCGTTCTATTTGTAATCAACAAGAAGAACCCAAAATTTAAACAAAGACAAGGCTAA
- the rpsK gene encoding 30S ribosomal protein S11, whose translation MAKQSKVVKKRKVKVEAIGEAHIQASFNNIIISLTNKSGEVISWASAGKMGFRGSKKNTPFAAQMAAENCSNVAHEAGLRRVKVYVKGPGAGRESAIRTIHNSGIEVSEIIDVTPMPHNGCRPPKRRRV comes from the coding sequence ATGGCAAAACAAAGTAAAGTAGTTAAAAAAAGAAAAGTAAAAGTTGAAGCTATTGGTGAAGCACATATTCAAGCTTCTTTCAATAACATCATCATTTCTTTAACAAATAAAAGCGGAGAAGTTATCTCTTGGGCATCTGCCGGTAAAATGGGTTTCAGAGGTTCTAAAAAGAACACTCCTTTTGCTGCTCAGATGGCAGCAGAAAATTGCTCAAACGTAGCTCACGAAGCTGGTTTAAGAAGAGTAAAGGTGTATGTGAAAGGTCCTGGTGCAGGTAGAGAATCTGCTATCAGAACGATTCACAATTCAGGTATCGAGGTGAGCGAAATTATTGACGTTACTCCTATGCCGCACAATGGATGTAGACCACCAAAAAGAAGAAGAGTTTAA